A genomic stretch from Erwinia sp. E_sp_B01_1 includes:
- the trkH gene encoding Trk system potassium transporter TrkH — MHYRAITRIVGLLVILFSGTMIVPGLVALIYRDGAGRAFTQTFFMALLIGSLLWWPNRKQKKELKPREGFLIVVLFWTVLGSVGAMPFIFAEHPNLSVTDAFFESFSGLTTTGATTLVGLDSLPKAILFYRQMLQWLGGMGIIVLAVAILPILGVGGMQLYRAEMPGPLKDNKMRPRIAETAKTLWLIYVLLTVICALALWLAGMPLFDAISHSFSTIAIGGFSTHDASIGYFNSPTINTIIAVFLLISGCNYGLHFSMLSGRNLRVYWRDPEFRMFIGVQFTLVIICTLVLWFHDVYQSGMQTLNQAFFQVVSMATTAGFTTDSIARWPLFLPVLLLCSAFIGGCAGSTGGGLKVIRILLLFKQGSRELKRLVHPNAVYTIKLGQRALPERILEAVWGFFSAYALVFLLSMLAIIATGVDDFSAFAAVAATLNNLGPGLGVVADNFTTMNDTAKWILILTMLFGRLEVFTLLVLFTPTFWRE, encoded by the coding sequence ATGCATTATCGTGCCATTACCCGCATCGTCGGGTTGCTGGTCATTTTGTTCTCGGGGACGATGATCGTGCCGGGTCTGGTAGCCCTGATCTACCGTGATGGCGCCGGGCGTGCTTTTACCCAGACCTTCTTTATGGCGCTGCTGATAGGTTCGCTACTGTGGTGGCCAAACCGTAAACAGAAGAAAGAGCTGAAACCACGGGAAGGCTTCCTGATCGTGGTGCTGTTCTGGACCGTGCTGGGCAGCGTCGGGGCCATGCCGTTTATCTTTGCTGAACATCCCAACCTGTCAGTGACAGATGCGTTCTTTGAATCCTTCTCCGGCCTGACGACCACAGGTGCAACCACGCTGGTGGGGCTGGACTCTTTACCTAAGGCAATCCTGTTTTACCGGCAAATGCTGCAATGGCTGGGCGGGATGGGGATCATTGTGCTGGCGGTGGCTATCCTCCCTATTCTGGGCGTCGGGGGAATGCAGCTCTATCGGGCTGAAATGCCGGGTCCGTTGAAGGACAACAAGATGCGGCCACGTATTGCTGAGACGGCAAAAACGCTGTGGCTGATTTATGTATTACTGACGGTGATTTGTGCGCTGGCGCTCTGGCTTGCAGGGATGCCGCTGTTTGATGCCATCAGCCACAGCTTCTCGACTATCGCGATTGGTGGTTTCTCCACGCACGATGCAAGCATCGGCTATTTCAACAGCCCGACAATCAATACTATTATTGCTGTCTTCCTGTTGATCTCCGGCTGTAACTACGGCCTGCACTTCTCCATGCTCAGCGGGCGTAACCTCAGGGTCTACTGGCGTGACCCTGAATTCAGAATGTTTATTGGCGTGCAGTTTACGCTGGTGATCATTTGTACGCTGGTACTGTGGTTCCATGATGTTTATCAGAGTGGCATGCAGACGCTGAATCAGGCCTTTTTCCAGGTGGTCTCTATGGCTACTACCGCAGGCTTTACTACGGACAGTATTGCGCGCTGGCCACTTTTCCTTCCTGTACTTCTATTGTGCTCCGCTTTTATTGGCGGGTGTGCTGGTTCGACCGGCGGGGGACTGAAGGTCATCCGCATTCTTCTGCTGTTCAAACAAGGTTCGCGCGAGCTGAAGCGTCTGGTCCACCCCAATGCTGTTTACACTATTAAGCTTGGTCAACGTGCGCTACCGGAACGTATCCTGGAAGCGGTGTGGGGATTCTTCTCCGCTTATGCGCTGGTATTCCTGCTCAGCATGCTGGCTATTATTGCCACCGGCGTGGATGACTTCTCTGCATTCGCGGCCGTGGCGGCAACCCTGAACAATCTGGGGCCAGGCCTTGGAGTAGTGGCCGATAACTTCACTACCATGAATGATACGGCTAAATGGATTTTAATTCTGACCATGCTATTTGGTCGTCTTGAGGTCTTTACGCTGTTAGTCCTGTTTACGCCAACCTTCTGGCGTGAGTAA
- a CDS encoding IMPACT family protein translates to MNAYDIPAELFSVSEEIKKSRFITLLAHTDGVEAARAFVKQVKGEHPAARHHCWAWVAGAPSDSQQLGFSDDGEPSGTAGKPMLAQLMGNNIGEITAVVVRYYGGIQLGTGGLVKAYGGGVQQALKQLPRQQKVPVLTFTLSCDYAQLSEIERMTGRFHGQLLHSEFSECVSLTLALPHAQVAGFTQNLTDFSRGALTLAPLD, encoded by the coding sequence ATGAACGCTTATGACATCCCCGCTGAGCTGTTCAGTGTCAGTGAGGAGATCAAAAAAAGCCGCTTTATTACGTTGCTGGCCCATACGGACGGCGTGGAAGCGGCTCGTGCTTTTGTTAAGCAGGTGAAAGGAGAGCATCCAGCCGCCCGGCATCATTGCTGGGCCTGGGTTGCCGGTGCTCCCTCAGATTCGCAGCAGTTAGGGTTTTCCGATGACGGAGAACCTTCCGGCACGGCAGGTAAGCCAATGCTGGCTCAGCTGATGGGAAATAATATCGGCGAAATCACGGCGGTAGTGGTTCGCTATTATGGCGGTATTCAGCTGGGGACGGGCGGTTTAGTTAAGGCTTATGGCGGCGGTGTTCAACAGGCGCTGAAACAGTTGCCGCGCCAGCAAAAAGTGCCTGTACTGACCTTCACGCTCTCTTGCGACTATGCTCAGCTGTCAGAGATAGAAAGAATGACGGGCCGTTTTCACGGGCAGCTTTTACACAGCGAATTTTCAGAGTGTGTTTCATTAACGCTGGCCTTGCCCCATGCACAGGTGGCGGGGTTCACGCAAAATCTCACAGACTTTAGCAGAGGGGCGCTGACGCTGGCCCCGCTCGACTAA